In the Dictyostelium discoideum AX4 chromosome 6 chromosome, whole genome shotgun sequence genome, atttattttctaaatcttcaaTAGAATATGATTCCATTCtgtatttaatataaatatatataaatataaataaatttgttttttaaaaagaaaaaaaaagttttttttttatgttaaCGTTTAAATGCGGTTGtgtcaaaaattaaaaataaaaaaaaaaaaaaaaaaaaattttgaataaaaaaaaaaaaaaataaaaaaaaaaataaaaaaaaaaattaaaattaataaaaaaaattattaataattgttttttgtttaaatctTGGATgcatattttaaatttttttttttttttttttttattttgttttttttttttttcatatttatgatttaatccttttttagaaatttcataacaatgaaatttcattttaagggaaaaaaaattattgtttggAAATGGGGAAATctggaaaataaaattattacttttttttttttttttttttttttttaaaattcttttgttatttatttatttttatttctttataattaaacattacctttttttttttttattttattttatttttttttttaattaattgaaattacatTATAATTTGGATTTATAGTACCAATTACGATTAAACTGAAATGATAAATTGAAGAAGGTGTAATAACAACATCATTTGGTAATGAAAACTCAGTTAAAGAATTTGCTATGATACTCCAAGCAGATTGTAAATTTCTAAGTGGTGTATCacttgaaaatgataattttctAATATCATTTAGCccattatttgtaattttcaAACTAATATCCATATAATTAATACCACTATCGACCCATttactattaatttttgattcaaTTATAGCATCACCAATATTACCACCATTTCCATTTCCATTTCCAGTTGTAGTTGGTGGAGAAGTTTGAATTGAACATAAACTTGCAACAGCTTGGTATCTTTTTTTAGAAGCTATGTGAAAAGCGTATAATCTACCCTCATCAGAATAACCATTGAATACATTTGTACTACAATCGGTGATATTGAAAACTCTACTTTTACcctcattattaattgttacTTGACCATCACGAGTTATACGAAATGAACGTGAGTCATAAAATCCTTCAACTGTTCTCTGATCTGAGAATGGTTGAGTTTTACCTGCAAAACAATcttcattaattgatgaaaGTGCAATATATCCATCagtatttgataaatcatttgaaaataatggtgCTGTCATTGAATTACCTCTGGCatatataattttaccaTTTGGATCAACATATGAAATTTGAATACCTttacattaaataattaataattaaaataatattaaaaattgaaatttattattttcatttttatttttgtttttcatttttatactttttactttatactttaccattattttgattatttacaaaataagTTAATAATGCATCTTTACATCTTTGAGGTGTTGGTCCATTGGCCTCacatgatttaaataaaaatattgaaaaaactataattattaaaccaAAAACCAATCTCAttgtaatatatttttttttttttatagttgtaaattaattttttgtctcaaagtattaaaattattattattattattaatattattattaatttttttaaatttttttttttttttttttttttttttttttttttttttttcattcaaatACAATTGTGTGTGTGAAAGTGTGAGAAACAATTTACATTTCTACAaattctttcattttttttttaatttaattattattttttttattatcattggaTTGGTTGCTTTTAAATTGTTATATTGTAAGAAAATGTAAagatgaaaaataaataaaaaaaaaaataaataaataataaaaagtccAAAgtgtaaaagaaaaaaaaaaaataaattttaaaattaaaattatttattgaattaaaactctttttttttttttgtgaaaaaaaaaaaaaaataaaaaaaataaaaaattaataataataataataataataataataataataataataataataataatattttaattttcttgaTTTGGTAAAACTAAAGGAGTTGATGGATCATAAGGTTTAATTAAAAGTTCAgagaataattttaatgatggtACACCTCTAACTTCTGCCTTTAATAAAGGTAATTTAGTGACATGAAAATCGAAATATAAATCAGCGATTTGATCCAAATATTTCTTTTGCATCTTTTGTCTTGCATTACATAAACTACAATCCTTTTCTGGATAAACGATTTGATTTACAATTACATTATGAACATCAATATCTAATTTtgttaattgttgaattaatcTTTCTGTTTCATATACTGATAAAAATTCTGGTATACAAACTGGAATAAATGTTGTTAAATcctaaataaaaataaaaaaataaaaaataaattaatttctttatatctaagtatattttatatatttgttttatatatataaaacttactggatttttaaattgaatattaatttcttcaataACTTTTTTAGTTGATTGAATTTTACCTTCCATATTTTCTAAAGATGGTGCATTACCACCCATCATACCAGATACAGCATTGAAAATACCAGAAAAGTTTTGTTGCATTGAtaagaatttattaataccTTTATCTAATAATGATGGAATTGAGAGTAATCTAAGGGTATGACCAGTTGGTGCTGTATCGAAAACTACCACTGAAAATTCTAATGATTTAACCAATTTCATAACTTCTGCAAAACTCATTGCTTCATCAATACCTGGTATAGCTGCTGTAAATTCTTGTAAATTAAATCCATCTGATTGTGTTTCCATAAATTCTGGTGCTAATTGATCTGGTGTTGGGTCAATTTCCTACagtgtaaataaataaataaataaataaataaataaataaataaataaataaataaataaataaataaataaataaatacacatattattaatatataaataataactaattaataaataaataataataatttaccattgcaaataaatttgtaaaaccTTCAACTAAAGTTGGtgattttgtaaatttttgaCCAAATGCATCACTAAGATTATGTGCTGGATcagttgaaattaataaaactgaTTCTTTAACTTTTGATAATTGAATTGCAACACTACAACTTGTGGTAGTTTTACCTACACCACCTTTACCACCTACAAAAAtccattttaatttctcGCTATTTATAATGTTTTCAATAGTTggttcaaattcatcatcagccatttttttatttatttattaattatttataaaattataatttaattaaaagggTGTGAACGCGAATTTATGTGTttgaatgaaaatgaatgtttaaaaaaaaaaattaaaaaataaaaaaaaatttcaaaaattaaaaaaaaaatta is a window encoding:
- the arsA gene encoding arsenite transport subunit A, which translates into the protein MADDEFEPTIENIINSEKLKWIFVGGKGGVGKTTTSCSVAIQLSKVKESVLLISTDPAHNLSDAFGQKFTKSPTLVEGFTNLFAMEIDPTPDQLAPEFMETQSDGFNLQEFTAAIPGIDEAMSFAEVMKLVKSLEFSVVVFDTAPTGHTLRLLSIPSLLDKGINKFLSMQQNFSGIFNAVSGMMGGNAPSLENMEGKIQSTKKVIEEINIQFKNPDLTTFIPVCIPEFLSVYETERLIQQLTKLDIDVHNVIVNQIVYPEKDCSLCNARQKMQKKYLDQIADLYFDFHVTKLPLLKAEVRGVPSLKLFSELLIKPYDPSTPLVLPNQEN